The DNA sequence CAATCGATGTGGCAAATGAAAGAGGAGTTGTTTTAATTTCATCCGTTCTAGATGCGGTTGACCTCGTCAAGTTAATCGAGGTATAAGCGTTTATTATGACTTACATATTTACTTCATCTTATCACCTTGTGCTGATGATTTTATGATACCTAATGATATTGTTTTAATGTGAAGTTTGAAACAGCTAGATATAATCGCGTTGACTCATCATAATAGCACAAGAAATTGACGAGTAGTTTCCAAGGTAGATGAAGAGGTTGGGGTCCTATTTATTCCTGGGATTGAAATTGAAACGATAGAAGGTGTTGATTTATTGAGCTATTTTAAGTCATTAGAGATAGCTGATTATTTTGTAATATTGATTGAATCCCATTTAAATTTAATGAAAAGTAATGAAGAGTTATTTGGACATCAGTGGTGAATCAATCATCACAATGAGGTAATTGAGAGTTTCCATGGTTACTCATTTAATTAATGAATTTGACCTGTGAAGATGTCATTTTCCAGGTTCATCGATTAGGTGGTATGGTTGTTGTGGTACATCTCAATAAGTTAGCTTATAATAGTTTGATTAAGTTAGGATTTATTCCAGGAGCATTAATGATTGATGGAATTTAATTAATTTCTTAATTTATGAATGGGGAGATAGGCAGGTTTCACCAGAGCTTTCATATATCCTTATCTAATGAACCCCTTTATTATTTGGAAGTTTCAAAGCGTAACCGATTATTTTCTGATGATTTAAAGGGGGAGACCAAATGAGGGACTTATCGTTATATATTCTGGATTTAACGATGAACTCGATACGAGCGCAGGCTACATTGGTTGAAATGAATGTGATTGAGCTCAAACAAAAAAGTCTCCTGATGATAAAGGTTAAAGATAATGGACAGGGGATGTCAGAAGAAATGATCGATCGAGTCAGAGATCCCTTTTTTACAACGCGGGCGACTCGTAAGGTTGGGTTGGGCATTCCTCTACTTACGGCAATGGCTAGTCGATGTGAGGGGGAAGTTTTCATTGATTCGAAGATAGGTGTGGGAACAACGGTAACGTTGAAAATAAGATTAGATCATATTGATCGACCACCCTTTGGCGATATTCATAACACATTAATTTCGCTAATCTATTTAGAACCCATCATTGATTTTAATTACACTCATCGAAGTGAGGAGTGTGAATATAAATTTAAGACACAGTCTGTTAAAAAAGTAATTGGAGAAGTTCCAATTAATCATTCAGCTATTATAGAGTGGATTAAAAAAGAGTTAGAAGCGGGAGATTTTTCTTTTACATCTTATTAAAGATGATTAGGAGGGGGTTTATTTTGAAGACGTTAAAAGAGTTAGAACAGATTCGTGAACAAACTTTGAAAAATTTACAGTTAAGAAATCAAGAGCATTCAAAGTTAAGAGTTGTCGTCGGGATGGGAACATGCGGAATTTCGGCTGGTGCACGATCTGTCTTAAATACATTAATTCAAGAGGTGAATAACTGTCATTTAGAAGAGGTAATGATCACTCAAACGGGCTGTGTTGGCATGTGTGCGTATGAACCAATATTTGAGGTATATGATGAATCGGAGAAAACGACCTATGTTCATATGACGCCTGAAAAAACGAGACGTGTCGTATTAGAACATTTAGTGAATGGAAATGTCGTATCTGAATTTACTATTGATGCAAGCTTAAATTAATACTTTTAAACAAAAGGAGGGGGATTCATGTCATATTATCGTTCACACGTCTTGATTTGTGGGGGAACGGGCTGTACATCTTCTAAATCAAGAGAAATTAAAAAGGAATTGGAGTTACAGTTAGAGCGACTAGGGCTTGAGCAGGAAGTTCAAGTGGTGATGACTGGATGTTTTGGCTTATGTGAAGCGGGACCGATTATGATTGTCTATCCAGAAGGAACTTTTTACTCAAAAGTTCAAGTAAGTGATGCAAAGAGAATTGCAGAGGAACATCTTTTAAAAGGACGAATCATTAAAGACTTATTATTTAAAGAAGCCATTGAAGATGGGGAGATTAAATCAGTTAATGAAGTAGAGTTTTATGCTAAACAAACGCGATTAGCTTTACGAAATTGTGGAAAAATTAATCCTGAAAATATTGATGAATATATTGCGCATGATGGATATATGGCATTAGCTAAAGTCTTAACTGAGATGAAACCTGAAGAGGTCATTTCAGAAGTGAAAAAGTCCGGACTTCGTGGTCGCGGAGGCGGAGGTTTTACAACTGGATTAAAGTGGGAATTTACGTATAAGTCAAAGAGTGATAAAAAATATGTCGCTTGTAATGCCGATGAGGGAGATCCAGGTGCTTTTATGGATCGTTCGATTCTTGAAGGAGATCCTCATGCTGTTTTAGAAGCTATGACAATTGCTGGTTATGCCATTGGGGCAGATACAGGATATATTTATGTTCGTGCAGAATACCCGATTGCTGTTAAGCGTTTGAGCATTGCCATTAAGCAAGCTCATGACTATGGATTGTTAGGAGAAAATATCTTTAATACAGGATTTGATTTTGATATTGAATTACGTTTAGGAGCAGGAGCTTTTGTCTGTGGAGAAGAAACAGCTTTAATTGAGTCGATTGAAGGGAAACGAGGGATGCCACGTCCACGTCCACCATTTCCAGCTGTTAAAGGGGTATGGGAAAAACCGACTTTATTAAATAATGTTGAAACGTATGCTAATATCCCACAAATTATCTTAAAAGGTGGAGATTGGTTTTCTAGTATTGGGACTGAGCGTTCAAAAGGAACGAAAGTATTTGCCTTAGGTGGGAAAATTAATAATACTGGATTAGTTGAGATTCCGATGGGAACGACTCTAAAAGAAGTGATTTATGGTATTGGTGGAGGAATTCCAAATGGTAAGAAATTTAAAGCTGCTCAAACTGGAGGACCTTCAGGTGGTTGTTTAACAGAAGAATATTTAGATACAGAAATTGATTTCGATAATCTAGTGGCACTTGGTTCAATGATGGGATCAGGTGGAATGATTATTATGGATGAAGATAACTGCATGGTTGATATTGCACGCTTTTATTTAGATTTTACATGTGATGAATCATGTGGGAAATGTACACCTTGTCGTGAAGGAACAAAGCGTATGATGGGAATTTTGAATAAGATTACAGAAGGAAAAGGTGAACTTTCGGACTTAGATGAATTAGAACAATTGGCAGATTACATTAAAGCTAATTCATTATGTGGTTTAGGTCAGACAGCACCCAATCCAGTTTTATCAACAATGCATCATTTTAAAGATGAATACTTGGCCCATGTTATTGATAAACGTTGTCCAGCTGGTGTTTGTTCAAAGTTATTAGAGTACTATATCACTGAAAAATGTATTGGGTGTGGAATGTGTGCTAAATCTTGTCCGGCTGCATGTATTAAGCCAATTGGAGAAGTCGTAAATGCCAAAACCGGCCGACGTCGTCATGTGATTAATAAAGTCGATTGTATTAAGTGTGGGGCATGTATGGCAACTTGTCCGACTAAAATTAGTGCGATTATTAAGCGATAGGAGGAGGAAAGATGGGAGTAGTTCATATTACCTTAAATGGGATGCCATATGTTGTTCCAGATACATATACGATTTTAGAAGCAGCACGGGAAGTGGGAATTAAAATTCCAACACTTTGCTTTTTAAAAGATTTAAATGAGACGGGAGCATGTCGTGTTTGTGTTGTGGAAGTCAAAGGTGCTCGGTCATTAGTTACAGCATGTAATATGAAAGTTAGTGAGGGAATGGAAATCTTAACTCATTCTAAGCGAATTTTAAATGCGAGAAAGACAACGGTTGAATTATTACTTGCGAACCATAATATTGAATGTACAACGTGTAATCGTAATCATAATTGTGAATTGAAACAACTTTCAAATGATTTAAACTGTAAGAGTGATCGATTTGAAGGAGAGCGTCGTGAGACAATTTATCGTGATGATTCTTACTCAATTGTACGTGATACATCAAAGTGTATTTTATGTGGACGTTGTATCGCTGCTTGTCGTGAAAAAGCAGGAGTTGAAGTGTTAGCATTTAATCAACGCGGATTTAAGACATATATTGGGCCAGCATTTGAAATGGGTATGGATCAGGCTGGATGTATCCATTGTGGACAATGTGTGAATGCTTGTCCAACAGCTGCTTTATCGGAACATTCAAATATTGAAGAAGTCATTCAAGCGATTAATGACCCAAATAAAATTGTCGTCTTTCAGGTGGCGCCTGCTGTACGTGCAGCACTTGGTGAAGAATTTGGATTACCATTTGGGACACGAGTAAATGGTAAAATCGCAGCTTCACTTCGACGTATTGGTGGGCCAACGTGTAAAGTGTTTGATACGAACTTTGGTGCAGATTTAACTATTATGGAAGAAGCTTATGAGTTGATTGAACGTATTAATAAGGATGGAGTACTTCCGATGATCACCTCTTGCTCACCAGGTTGGATTCGATTAGTGGAGCAATATCGACCAGAAATAATTCCGAATTTATCGTCATGTAAATCTCCTCAGCAAATGTTTGGTGCAATTTTAAAATCTTACTGGGCAGAGAAAAATAGTGTTAATCCAACTACTATTTACTGTGTGTCAGTTATGCCTTGTATTGCCAAAAAATCAGAGTTAAAACGAGAAGAGATGAACGTGAATGGCATTCAAGATGTAGATGCTTCAATTACAACACGTGAATTGGCAAGAATGATTCGGATGTATGGGTTAGATTTTGTTAATTTACCAGATGAAGACTTTGATCATCCATTGGGTGAATATAGTGGAGCAGGAACTATTTTTGGGGCAACAGGCGGTGTAATGGAAGCTGCCTTGAGAACCGCTGCAGATGTTTTAAGTGGCCAATCGCTGGATGCGATTGAATATGAAGCTGTTCGAGGTGTAGCTAGTTTAAAAGAAGCAACGATTCAAATAGGTGAGTTAAGTTTGAACGTTGCGGTCGTTCATGGAGGAAAACAGGCACTTGATATTGTGGATCAAATTTTAAGTGGTGAAAAAAAATATCATTTTGTCGAAGTGATGGGATGTAGTGGTGGTTGTGTTGCAGGTGGTGGACAACCTCATGTTCCCGCTTATTTATATAATTCAGGTTTAGATATTCGTGCTGAACGTGCTAAAGCTCTTTATGAAGATGATGAAGCAAGACAAATTCGTAAATCTCATGAAAATCCTGTCATTAAAGCTATGTATGAAGAGTATCTTGGTACGCCAAATAGTCATAAAGCTCATCAATTATTACATACAACCTATCATAAAAAAGACGTGTATAGCTCACAATAATACTTGAATCTTCTTCATTAAAAAATTAGGCTCATCACCAAAATAGTTTCTTGATTTTTTAAAAATATTTTCTCATTTAAAATGATGTTTAAATTATACGGGGACTAGTTAATTTTAAGAATTGAGTGAATAGTTTCAATAGAAAGAAATTGTCAAACCCCATTTCTTTTGAAGATTCAAAAATTAAGAATAAAGATAAAATGGTTATAATGTTTAAAAATAAAAGCAAATGTCTTTGAGACTTTAAAAAGATTAGGTATACTGATAAAGTAGCAATCAAAAATGACCTAATTTAATAAGTTTAAATTAAAAGATTATAAAGTTAGGCTAATTGATATTAAGATTATCTATACCTTTTAATAGAAGGGATAGGGGTAAAATTACAATTTGATTATAATGTTAAAAATTGCTAAAAATAGTTATAAAAGCATTTTACTATTATTGTTCCAATGAATGAGGTATAGTATAATGAAGATATTTCTATTTATACGATTTAATTAGGGAGGTTAATGTTATGTCTAAAGTGTTCCAGTCAATGGACGGATGTCAGGCAGCAGCGTATGTTTCTTACGCATTTACAGAAGTAGCAGGGATTTATCCAATTACGCCTTCGACTCCGATGGCAGAATATACAGACTTATGGGCTTCACAAGGTAAGAAAAATTTATTTGGAGCACCAGTAAAATTAGTTGAGATGCAATCTGAAGCAGGAGCTGCTGGGACAGTTCACGGTTCTTTACAAGCGGGTGCATTAACAACAACTTATACTGCATCACAAGGGTTATTATTAAAAGTACCTAACATGTATAAAATTGCTGGAGAATTATTACCAGGTGTTATTCACGTATCTGCACGTGCGCTTGCGGCACAATCATTATCAATCTTTGGTGATCACCAAGATATTTATGCAGCACGTCAAACTGGATTTGCTATGTTAGCAACGAGCTCAGTACAAGAAGTTATGGACTTAGGTGGGGTAGCTCACTTAGCTGCAATTAAATCAAGTGTTCCATTCTTACACTTCTTCGATGGATTCCGTACATCACATGAAATTCAAAAAGTAGAAGTAATGGATTATGAAGATTTAGGAAAATTATTAGATTACGATAAAGTACGTGAGTTCCGTGCACGTGCAATTAATCCAAATCACCCAGTAACAAAAGGGTCAGCACAAAATGATGATGTTTACTTCCAAACACGCGAAGTTCAAAATAAATACTTTGATGCAGTACCTGCAATTGTAGCAGACTACATGGAAAAAATTACTGAAATCACAGGGCGTGAATACAAACCATTCATGTACTATGGTGCAGAAGATGCAACTGAAATCATCGTTGCAATGGGATCAATCACAGAAACAATTAAAGAAACCGTTGATTATTTAATTAAAAATGAAGGACGTAAAGTAGGGGTTATCACTGTTCACTTATATCGTCCATTCAGCTCAGAATACTTCTTCAACGTATTACCATCAACAGTAGAACGTATCGCTGTATTAGACCGTACAAAAGAACCAGGAGCAACTAGTGAGCCATTATGCTTAGATATTCGCTCTATCTTCCACGGTCGTGAAAATGCACCGAAAATCATAGGTGGACGCTTCGGATTATCATCAAAAGATACAACACCATCTCATATTGTTGCTGTTTATGATAACTTAGCTGGGGAAATGAAAGATGACTTTACAGTAGGTATCGTCGATGACGTAACATTCAAATCATTACCTGTAAATAATGAGGTAATGGTTTTAGGAGATGATGTAACAGAAGCATTATTCTTCGGATTAGGATCTGATGGAACAATCGGAGCTAATAAAAACACAATCAAAATCATCGGTGAAAATACTGATTTATATGCACAAGCTTACTTTGCATACGATTCTAAAAAATCAGGTGGTTTAACACGTTCTAACTTACGTTTCGGTAAGGATGTTATCCGTGCACCATACTTAGTATCAACACCAAGCTTCGTATCATGTTCGATGGATACATATATTGGTAAATACGATATGATTAGCGGTTTACGTCAAGGAGGAACATTCTTATTAAATACTGTTCACTCAGCAGAGGAAATTGTTAACCATATGCCAAATAGCTTCAAAAAGCAATTAGCAGAGAAAAATGCTAAGTTCTATATCATTGATGCCGTAACTTTAGCTAAAGAAATTGGATTAGGACGTCGTACTAATACAATTATGCAATCTGCATTCTTCAAATTAAATGAGCAAATCATGCCATATGAACGTGCTCAAGAATTAATGAAAAAATACGTGGAGAAATTATATTCACGTAAAGGAGAAGCAATTATCGCAATGAACTTTGCTGCTATTGATAAAGGAGCTGAAGGTTTAATTGAGGTAACTGTTGATCCAGCATGGGCCAACTTAACACCAGAAGAAGCACATGTTAAAGAAGGCCGCCCTCACTTTGTTGAAACAATCGCTGATGTAATCAACCATAGTAAAGGTGACACATTACCAGTATCAGCATTCGTAGACTATGCAGATGGAACAATGCCAAATGGTACGGCTGCGTATGAAAAACGTGGAATTGCTAACTTTGTACCAAAATGGATTGAAGAAAACTGTATCCAATGTAACCAATGTGCTTACGTATGTCCTCATGCAGTTATCCGTCCATTCTTAGTAACAGAAGCTGAGAAGGAGCAAGCTCCAGAAGGAACACGTACATTAAAAGCAATTGGTAAAGGATTAGATGGATTAGAATATTGTATCCAAGTATCAACATTAGACTGTACAGGATGTGAAGTATGTGCGCATATCTGTCCAGGTAAAAAAGGAAACAAAGCATTAGTTATGGTTCCAATTAGTGAAGAATTAGAAGCAGGACAAGTCGATCGTGCTGAATACTTCTTCAACAACGTCACATACAAAGATGATTTAATGCCAAAAACAACAGTTAAAGGTTCACAATTTGCTCAACCATTATTCGAATTCTCAGGAGCATGTGCTGGATGTGGGGAAACTCCATACATCACATTATTAACTCGTTTATTCGGAGATCGTATGACAATTGCCAATGCAACTGGATGTTCATCAATCTATGGGGCATCATTCCCAGCTACACCTTATACAAAAAATGCTGAAGGAAATGGACCAGCATGGGCAAACTCATTATTCGAAGATAATGCTGAGTTTGGATTCGGTATGCATATTGCAGCTGAAACATTACGTAACCGTATTGGATTATTAATGGAAGAAAATATGGATAAAGTTGAGGCTGAATTATCTGAATTATTCACTAAATGGTTACAAAACCGTCATAGTGGAGAAGTAACAAAAGCATTAGCACCTCAATTAGAAGTTGCCATTGCAAATTCTTCAAATGAAGCAGTTAAAGAAATTTTGGACTTAAAAGATTACATCGTTAAACAGTCTAACTGGATTATCGGTGGAGACGGATGGGCTTATGACATCGGATATGGTGGATTAGACCACGTTATCGCTAATAATGAAGATGTTAATATCTTAGTATTAGATACTGAGGTTTACTCAAATACAGGTGGACAATCATCTAAATCTTCACGTGCTGCATCAATCGCTAAGTTTACAGCAGCAGGTAAGAGTGGTAAGAAGAAAGACTTAGCAGCAATCGCAATGTCTTATGGACACGTCTATGTTGCTCAAGTTTCTCATGGTGCAAATCAAGCTCAAGTTATTAAAGCAATGATGGAAGCTGAAAAACACCAAGGTCCATCTATCGTTATCGCATACTCACCATGTATCGCTCACGGTATTAAAGGTGGATTAGCAAACTCAATGAGCCAAGCTAAATTAGCGACTGAATGTGGATACTGGCCAACATACCGCTTCGATCCTAAATTATTAGAAGAAGGTAAAAACCCATTACAAATGGATTCTAAAGCACCAAACTGGGATAAATACCGAGACTTCTTAATGAGTGAAGCTCGTTATGCTCAAGTTACAAAAATTAACCCAGAGCATGCTGAAGAATTATTAGAAGCAAATCGTCGTGACTCACAACGTCGTTTCCGTCAATTACAACGTATGGCTGCATTAGATTTCTCTGATGAAGTAGAAGTTGTAGAAGAAAAAGAATCAGCAGAATAATTTTTAAAAAAGCTTATCGGATAAATCCGATAAGCTTTTTTTATTGATATGTGATGTGAAATGGCTTGAAAAAACAACTAATAACAACTCGACACAACATAACAAAAAGTGTCAAATCGTTTTAGAAATAATAGAAACTGGGATTAAATAACGCTTACACTCGGGGTGTTGTGTAACGGGTTACGATAAATCATAATTTTTGTGAACTATATGACAAAAGATGATAAAAATACCAAATATCGCGTGATAGTATTAGAGTGTTCAAAAAAGTGTTGAATAAAATAAATCAATATACAGCTTAAAAGATAGAAGTGGGGGATTTTGGGATGAAAACTTTAGCTATGATTTTAGCAGGTGGACGTGGATCACGTCTAGACATTTTATCACTTGGAAGAGCCAAGCCGAGTGTGCCTTTCGCAGGGAAATTTAGAATTATCGATTTCGTATTGAGTAATTGCTCAAATTCAGGAATATACGATATTGGAATTTTAACCCAATATTTACCATTATCATTAAATGAACACATCGGATTAGGTCAAGCATGGGATTTTGATCGTAAAAATACGGGAGTAACGTTATTACAACCATGTGAAGGTCATTCATCAGATCAATGGTATACAGGAACAGCAGATGCGATTTTACAAAATATTAGTTATATTAAACGTAAGAATCCGGACAACGTTTTAATTTTATCAGGGGATCATATTTATAAAATGGATTATCGTCCATTAATCCAACAACATATTGAGAAAGGTGCAGATGTAACAGTTTGTGCTCAAGAAGTTGAGTGGAGTGAAGCGTCTCGCTTTGGAATTTTAACAGATGATGAAAATGGACGTATTGTAGAGTTCGCTGAGAAACCAGCAGAGCCTAAGAGTAATCTAGCATCGATGGGGATTTATGTGTTTAAAACGGATGTATTAATTAATACGTTACAACATCTTAAAAAGGTTGGTTTAGATTTTGGAAGTGACGTTATTCCTCATTTAATTGAGAATGGACATGTTTATTCTTACCGCTTCCGTGATTACTGGAAAGATGTTGGAACATACGAGTCGTATTTAGAGGCTAATTTAGAATTAACAACAACAGTCGATAAAATTCAATTAGATATGTATGATAAAGATTGGGTTATTCATACAAAGAGTGAAGAAAAACCAACTGCTAAATTTGGTTCAAAGGCTCAAGTTTGTCAAAGCTTGATTTCAAATGGTTCAATTATTGCCGGATCTGTGACTAAATGCGTAGTAAGTCCAGGTGTTCATATTCATCCAAATGCTATTGTTCGTAATAGTATTATTATGAATGATACCATCATTGAAGAGGGATGTGTCATTGATGGAGCTATTATTGATAAAAACTGTGTTATTGGTAAAGGAAGTATCATTGGGCGTGGATCTAATGTTTGTCCAAATCAAGAAAAACCAAAAGTATTATCAAGTGGCTTAAATGTTATTGGTAAAGGGGTACATATTCCTGAGGGAACAATTATTGAACGTAATGTTCGTATTTTTCCGCATGTTGCTGAGACAGACTTTAGTGACAAAATTATAGCTTGTGGTAGCACGGTTTATCCTGCAAAGGAGGCTTAAACCGTGAAGATTGCATTTGTTTCATCTGAAGTTTATCCATTTATTAAAACAGGAGGGCTAGCTGATGTAGCTTATGCCCTTCCAAAAGCACTAGTTAAACAAGGACATGATGTTCGTGTTATTTTACCAGGTTATAAACAAATCCCTGAGGGAATGTTAAAAGGTGCATATTGGGTAACCAATGTTGAGGTTATGGGCAAACTATTTTGGATTAATTGTGTTGAGTTAGAGGGGGTTAAATATTACTTAATATTTGAACCACTTTTTTCAAACCGACATTCTATTTATGAGTGTGAAGATCGCGATTATCAATTTGCTATGTTCTGTGAAGTTACCCTGCGCTTATTAAAGAATATTAATTTTCAGCCAAATATTATTCATACGAATGATTGGCAGACGGGGTTAATTCCATTTTTTATGGATCAGCGTTATTATGCCGATCCGTTTTATTACAATACTAAAACAGTTTATACGATTCATAACTTACGTTTCCAAGGACAATTCACTTCACATGCCGTTCGCCATTTAGGCTATCGATTTGATGATATAAATATTAACTATATGCAGTTAGGGATTCAATATGCAAATAAGGTGACAACGGTTAGTGAGACATATGCTAAAGAAATTTTAACGGATTTCTATGGGGAAAATTTAAATCATATTTTAAGTATGCGTCAATCTGATTTGAGTGGAATTGTTAATGGAATTGATACTGATATCTTTAATCCAGCGGTTGACACAGCACTTGTTTCACCTTACACCGAAGAGACATTAGAATTGAAACTTAAAAATAAAGAAGAATTACAGAGACGTTTTAATTTAGAAATCAATGCTGATATTCCGTTGATTGGAATTGTCACACGATTAGATTCACAAAAAGGATTAGACTTAATTACTTGTGTTTTAGAAGAGTTATTAATTTACGATAATATTCAATTTTTCTTGCTCGGATCTGGAGAGGCAAAGTATGAACAGTATTTCCAATGGATTCGAGATAAGTATCCGAAACAGGTGGGGATTTATTTAGGATATAATGGAAAACTTGCAAACTTAGTTTATGGTGCAAGTGATATGTTCTTAATGCCATCATTATATGAGCCATGTGGTTTATCACAATTAATATCACTGCGATACGGAACAGTTCCGATTGTTCGTGAAACAGGTGGATTAAATGATACGGTTCATTCCTATAATGAAGCTACTGGTGAAGGAAATGGATTTAGCTTTACC is a window from the Turicibacter bilis genome containing:
- a CDS encoding ATP-binding protein, producing the protein MRDLSLYILDLTMNSIRAQATLVEMNVIELKQKSLLMIKVKDNGQGMSEEMIDRVRDPFFTTRATRKVGLGIPLLTAMASRCEGEVFIDSKIGVGTTVTLKIRLDHIDRPPFGDIHNTLISLIYLEPIIDFNYTHRSEECEYKFKTQSVKKVIGEVPINHSAIIEWIKKELEAGDFSFTSY
- a CDS encoding (2Fe-2S) ferredoxin domain-containing protein, producing MKTLKELEQIREQTLKNLQLRNQEHSKLRVVVGMGTCGISAGARSVLNTLIQEVNNCHLEEVMITQTGCVGMCAYEPIFEVYDESEKTTYVHMTPEKTRRVVLEHLVNGNVVSEFTIDASLN
- the nuoF gene encoding NADH-quinone oxidoreductase subunit NuoF; the encoded protein is MSYYRSHVLICGGTGCTSSKSREIKKELELQLERLGLEQEVQVVMTGCFGLCEAGPIMIVYPEGTFYSKVQVSDAKRIAEEHLLKGRIIKDLLFKEAIEDGEIKSVNEVEFYAKQTRLALRNCGKINPENIDEYIAHDGYMALAKVLTEMKPEEVISEVKKSGLRGRGGGGFTTGLKWEFTYKSKSDKKYVACNADEGDPGAFMDRSILEGDPHAVLEAMTIAGYAIGADTGYIYVRAEYPIAVKRLSIAIKQAHDYGLLGENIFNTGFDFDIELRLGAGAFVCGEETALIESIEGKRGMPRPRPPFPAVKGVWEKPTLLNNVETYANIPQIILKGGDWFSSIGTERSKGTKVFALGGKINNTGLVEIPMGTTLKEVIYGIGGGIPNGKKFKAAQTGGPSGGCLTEEYLDTEIDFDNLVALGSMMGSGGMIIMDEDNCMVDIARFYLDFTCDESCGKCTPCREGTKRMMGILNKITEGKGELSDLDELEQLADYIKANSLCGLGQTAPNPVLSTMHHFKDEYLAHVIDKRCPAGVCSKLLEYYITEKCIGCGMCAKSCPAACIKPIGEVVNAKTGRRRHVINKVDCIKCGACMATCPTKISAIIKR
- a CDS encoding NADH-dependent [FeFe] hydrogenase, group A6; translation: MGVVHITLNGMPYVVPDTYTILEAAREVGIKIPTLCFLKDLNETGACRVCVVEVKGARSLVTACNMKVSEGMEILTHSKRILNARKTTVELLLANHNIECTTCNRNHNCELKQLSNDLNCKSDRFEGERRETIYRDDSYSIVRDTSKCILCGRCIAACREKAGVEVLAFNQRGFKTYIGPAFEMGMDQAGCIHCGQCVNACPTAALSEHSNIEEVIQAINDPNKIVVFQVAPAVRAALGEEFGLPFGTRVNGKIAASLRRIGGPTCKVFDTNFGADLTIMEEAYELIERINKDGVLPMITSCSPGWIRLVEQYRPEIIPNLSSCKSPQQMFGAILKSYWAEKNSVNPTTIYCVSVMPCIAKKSELKREEMNVNGIQDVDASITTRELARMIRMYGLDFVNLPDEDFDHPLGEYSGAGTIFGATGGVMEAALRTAADVLSGQSLDAIEYEAVRGVASLKEATIQIGELSLNVAVVHGGKQALDIVDQILSGEKKYHFVEVMGCSGGCVAGGGQPHVPAYLYNSGLDIRAERAKALYEDDEARQIRKSHENPVIKAMYEEYLGTPNSHKAHQLLHTTYHKKDVYSSQ
- the nifJ gene encoding pyruvate:ferredoxin (flavodoxin) oxidoreductase, translating into MSKVFQSMDGCQAAAYVSYAFTEVAGIYPITPSTPMAEYTDLWASQGKKNLFGAPVKLVEMQSEAGAAGTVHGSLQAGALTTTYTASQGLLLKVPNMYKIAGELLPGVIHVSARALAAQSLSIFGDHQDIYAARQTGFAMLATSSVQEVMDLGGVAHLAAIKSSVPFLHFFDGFRTSHEIQKVEVMDYEDLGKLLDYDKVREFRARAINPNHPVTKGSAQNDDVYFQTREVQNKYFDAVPAIVADYMEKITEITGREYKPFMYYGAEDATEIIVAMGSITETIKETVDYLIKNEGRKVGVITVHLYRPFSSEYFFNVLPSTVERIAVLDRTKEPGATSEPLCLDIRSIFHGRENAPKIIGGRFGLSSKDTTPSHIVAVYDNLAGEMKDDFTVGIVDDVTFKSLPVNNEVMVLGDDVTEALFFGLGSDGTIGANKNTIKIIGENTDLYAQAYFAYDSKKSGGLTRSNLRFGKDVIRAPYLVSTPSFVSCSMDTYIGKYDMISGLRQGGTFLLNTVHSAEEIVNHMPNSFKKQLAEKNAKFYIIDAVTLAKEIGLGRRTNTIMQSAFFKLNEQIMPYERAQELMKKYVEKLYSRKGEAIIAMNFAAIDKGAEGLIEVTVDPAWANLTPEEAHVKEGRPHFVETIADVINHSKGDTLPVSAFVDYADGTMPNGTAAYEKRGIANFVPKWIEENCIQCNQCAYVCPHAVIRPFLVTEAEKEQAPEGTRTLKAIGKGLDGLEYCIQVSTLDCTGCEVCAHICPGKKGNKALVMVPISEELEAGQVDRAEYFFNNVTYKDDLMPKTTVKGSQFAQPLFEFSGACAGCGETPYITLLTRLFGDRMTIANATGCSSIYGASFPATPYTKNAEGNGPAWANSLFEDNAEFGFGMHIAAETLRNRIGLLMEENMDKVEAELSELFTKWLQNRHSGEVTKALAPQLEVAIANSSNEAVKEILDLKDYIVKQSNWIIGGDGWAYDIGYGGLDHVIANNEDVNILVLDTEVYSNTGGQSSKSSRAASIAKFTAAGKSGKKKDLAAIAMSYGHVYVAQVSHGANQAQVIKAMMEAEKHQGPSIVIAYSPCIAHGIKGGLANSMSQAKLATECGYWPTYRFDPKLLEEGKNPLQMDSKAPNWDKYRDFLMSEARYAQVTKINPEHAEELLEANRRDSQRRFRQLQRMAALDFSDEVEVVEEKESAE
- a CDS encoding glucose-1-phosphate adenylyltransferase, whose product is MKTLAMILAGGRGSRLDILSLGRAKPSVPFAGKFRIIDFVLSNCSNSGIYDIGILTQYLPLSLNEHIGLGQAWDFDRKNTGVTLLQPCEGHSSDQWYTGTADAILQNISYIKRKNPDNVLILSGDHIYKMDYRPLIQQHIEKGADVTVCAQEVEWSEASRFGILTDDENGRIVEFAEKPAEPKSNLASMGIYVFKTDVLINTLQHLKKVGLDFGSDVIPHLIENGHVYSYRFRDYWKDVGTYESYLEANLELTTTVDKIQLDMYDKDWVIHTKSEEKPTAKFGSKAQVCQSLISNGSIIAGSVTKCVVSPGVHIHPNAIVRNSIIMNDTIIEEGCVIDGAIIDKNCVIGKGSIIGRGSNVCPNQEKPKVLSSGLNVIGKGVHIPEGTIIERNVRIFPHVAETDFSDKIIACGSTVYPAKEA